The following proteins are co-located in the Thermus thermophilus HB8 genome:
- a CDS encoding NAD+ synthase, protein MRILEAPKAQEVLELNWPLVADFLTRFIREELSWRGYEKAIVAVSGGVDSATTLALAVRALGAERVHALFLPHRESSPTSREHAYLVAETFGVALEEVDITPMVEGYAALTPDLTPHRKGNVMARARMIVLFDKSEAYRALPLGTGNKTERLFGYFTWHGDDTPPVNPLGDLYKTQVWRLAEHLGVPEEVVRKPPTADLIPGQTDEADLGLRYLRADVILEHYLKGYSDQYILGLGFTEEELRRVKERVNRTHWKRALPTVALLSSTAIGEFYLRPLDYRP, encoded by the coding sequence ATGCGGATACTTGAAGCGCCCAAAGCCCAGGAGGTCCTGGAACTCAACTGGCCCCTGGTGGCGGACTTCCTCACCCGGTTTATCCGGGAGGAGCTTTCCTGGCGGGGCTACGAGAAGGCCATCGTGGCCGTCTCCGGCGGGGTGGACTCGGCCACCACCCTGGCCTTGGCGGTGCGGGCCTTGGGGGCGGAGAGGGTCCACGCCCTCTTCCTGCCCCACCGGGAGAGTAGCCCCACCTCCCGGGAGCACGCCTACCTGGTGGCCGAGACCTTCGGCGTCGCCCTGGAGGAGGTGGACATCACCCCCATGGTGGAGGGCTACGCCGCCCTCACCCCGGACCTCACCCCCCACCGCAAGGGAAACGTCATGGCCCGGGCGCGGATGATCGTCCTCTTTGACAAGTCCGAGGCCTACAGGGCCCTCCCCTTGGGCACGGGCAACAAGACGGAAAGGCTTTTCGGCTACTTCACCTGGCACGGGGACGACACGCCCCCCGTGAACCCCCTGGGAGACCTCTACAAGACCCAGGTCTGGCGGCTCGCCGAGCACCTCGGGGTGCCGGAGGAGGTGGTGAGGAAGCCCCCCACCGCCGACCTCATCCCCGGGCAGACGGACGAGGCCGATTTGGGGTTGCGCTACCTCCGGGCCGACGTGATCCTGGAGCACTACCTGAAGGGCTATTCCGACCAGTACATCCTGGGCCTGGGCTTCACCGAGGAGGAGCTTAGGCGGGTGAAGGAGCGGGTGAACCGCACCCACTGGAAGAGGGCCCTGCCCACGGTGGCCCTACTTTCTTCCACCGCCATCGGGGAGTTCTACCTGAGGCCCTTGGACTACCGGCCATGA
- the lysX gene encoding lysine biosynthesis protein LysX, translating into MLAILYDRIRPDERMLFERAEALGLPYKKVYVPALPMVLGERPKELEGVTVALERCVSQSRGLAAARYLTALGIPVVNRPEVIEACGDKWATSVALAKAGLPQPKTALATDREEALRLMEAFGYPVVLKPVIGSWGRLLAKVTDRAAAEALLEHKEVLGGFQHQLFYIQEYVEKPGRDIRVFVVGERAIAAIYRRSAHWITNTARGGQAENCPLTEEVARLSVKAAEAVGGGVVAVDLFESERGLLVNEVNHTMEFKNSVHTTGVDIPGEILKYAWSLAS; encoded by the coding sequence ATGCTGGCCATCCTCTACGACCGCATCCGCCCCGACGAGCGGATGCTCTTTGAGCGGGCGGAGGCCCTGGGCCTCCCCTACAAGAAGGTCTACGTCCCCGCCCTCCCCATGGTCCTGGGGGAAAGGCCCAAGGAACTGGAAGGGGTTACGGTGGCCCTGGAGCGGTGCGTGAGCCAGAGCCGGGGCCTCGCCGCCGCCCGCTACCTCACCGCCCTCGGCATCCCCGTGGTGAACCGCCCCGAGGTCATAGAGGCCTGCGGGGACAAGTGGGCCACGAGCGTGGCCTTGGCCAAGGCGGGCCTTCCCCAGCCCAAGACCGCCTTGGCCACGGACCGGGAGGAGGCTTTAAGGCTCATGGAGGCCTTCGGCTACCCCGTGGTGCTGAAGCCCGTGATCGGGAGCTGGGGCCGCCTCCTCGCCAAGGTCACGGACCGGGCCGCGGCGGAGGCCCTTCTTGAGCACAAGGAGGTCCTGGGGGGGTTTCAGCACCAGCTTTTTTACATCCAGGAGTACGTGGAGAAGCCCGGGCGGGACATCCGGGTCTTCGTGGTGGGGGAAAGGGCCATCGCCGCCATCTACCGCAGAAGCGCCCACTGGATCACCAACACCGCCCGGGGCGGGCAGGCGGAGAACTGCCCCCTCACCGAGGAGGTCGCCCGGCTTTCCGTGAAGGCGGCGGAGGCCGTTGGGGGCGGGGTGGTGGCCGTGGACCTCTTTGAGTCGGAGCGGGGGCTTTTGGTCAACGAGGTGAACCACACCATGGAGTTCAAGAACTCCGTGCACACCACCGGGGTGGACATCCCGGGGGAAATTCTGAAGTACGCGTGGAGCCTAGCCTCATGA
- a CDS encoding CoA-binding protein, whose product MNDQELRAYLSQAKTIAVLGAHKDPSRPAHYVPRYLREQGYRVLPVNPRFQGEELFGEEAVASLLDLKEPVDILDVFRPPSALMDHLPEVLALRPGLVWLQSGIRHPEFEKALKEAGIPVVADRCLMVEHKRLFRGPLPL is encoded by the coding sequence ATGAACGACCAGGAACTCAGAGCTTATCTGAGCCAGGCCAAGACCATCGCCGTCCTCGGGGCCCACAAGGACCCTTCCCGCCCCGCCCACTACGTGCCCAGATACCTCCGGGAACAGGGCTACCGCGTCCTCCCCGTGAACCCCAGGTTCCAGGGGGAGGAGCTTTTCGGGGAGGAGGCGGTGGCGAGCCTCTTGGACCTGAAGGAGCCCGTGGACATCCTGGACGTCTTCCGTCCCCCTTCCGCCCTCATGGACCACCTTCCGGAGGTCCTCGCCCTGAGGCCCGGTTTGGTCTGGCTCCAGTCGGGGATCCGCCACCCGGAGTTTGAAAAGGCCCTGAAGGAGGCGGGCATCCCCGTGGTGGCCGACCGCTGCCTCATGGTGGAGCACAAGCGCCTCTTCCGGGGGCCCCTTCCCCTCTAG
- the lysW gene encoding lysine biosynthesis protein LysW, whose product MVGTCPECGAELRLENPELGELVVCEDCGAELEVVGLDPLRLEPAPEEAEDWGE is encoded by the coding sequence ATGGTAGGAACCTGCCCTGAGTGCGGTGCGGAACTGCGGCTGGAGAACCCGGAGCTTGGCGAGCTTGTGGTCTGCGAGGACTGCGGCGCGGAGCTTGAGGTGGTGGGGCTTGACCCCTTGAGGCTCGAGCCCGCCCCGGAGGAGGCGGAAGACTGGGGCGAGTGA
- a CDS encoding carbon-nitrogen hydrolase, with protein sequence MGEVRHAVLQFRPEKSRLRESLARLRARLEALRPHAPQVVVLPEAALTGYFLQGGVRELALTRHELLELLVGVYEKVGWEGVLDVVVGFYERDEGAYYNSAAYLELPHRVVHVHRKVFLPTYGVFDEERYLARGRRVEAFRTRFGRAALLICEDFWHSITATIAALDGAEVIYVPSASPARGFQGGYPENVARWRTLAQAVAAEHGLYVVVASLVGFEGGKGMSGGSLVVGPDGRVLAEAPLFEEAALLFALDRERIPPVRYDSPLLSDLEAGLPLLLSDLQRVLGRRDADT encoded by the coding sequence ATGGGAGAGGTGCGCCACGCCGTCCTCCAGTTCCGCCCCGAGAAGAGCCGGCTTAGGGAGAGCCTGGCCCGGCTTAGGGCCCGCCTCGAGGCCCTCCGCCCCCACGCCCCCCAGGTGGTGGTCCTGCCCGAGGCCGCCCTCACCGGCTACTTCCTCCAGGGGGGGGTAAGGGAGCTCGCCCTCACCCGCCACGAGCTATTGGAGCTCCTGGTGGGCGTTTACGAGAAGGTGGGGTGGGAAGGGGTTCTGGACGTGGTGGTGGGCTTCTACGAGCGGGACGAGGGGGCCTACTACAACAGCGCCGCCTACCTGGAGCTTCCCCACCGCGTGGTCCACGTCCACCGCAAGGTCTTCCTCCCCACCTACGGGGTCTTTGACGAGGAGCGCTACCTGGCCCGGGGGAGGCGGGTGGAGGCCTTTAGGACCCGGTTCGGCCGGGCGGCCCTTCTCATCTGCGAGGACTTCTGGCACTCCATCACCGCCACCATCGCCGCCCTGGACGGGGCCGAGGTGATCTATGTCCCTTCGGCGAGCCCGGCCCGGGGCTTCCAGGGGGGGTATCCCGAGAACGTGGCCCGCTGGCGCACCCTCGCCCAGGCGGTGGCGGCGGAGCACGGGCTATATGTGGTGGTGGCGAGCCTGGTGGGGTTTGAGGGGGGGAAGGGGATGAGCGGGGGAAGCCTGGTGGTGGGGCCGGACGGGCGGGTCCTGGCCGAGGCCCCCCTCTTTGAGGAGGCGGCCCTTCTCTTCGCCTTGGACCGGGAGCGGATCCCCCCGGTGCGCTACGACAGCCCCCTCCTCTCCGACCTCGAGGCGGGCCTGCCCCTGCTTCTTTCCGACCTGCAAAGGGTCTTAGGGAGGCGGGATGCGGATACTTGA
- the mutY gene encoding A/G-specific adenine glycosylase MutY encodes MEAWRKALLAWYRENARPLPWRGEKDPYRVLVSEVLLQQTRVEQALPYYRRFLERFPTLKALAAASLEEVLRVWQGAGYYRRAEHLHRLARSVEELPPSFAELRGLPGLGPYTAAAVASIAFGERVAAVDGNVRRVLSRLFARESPKEKELFALAQGLLPEGVDPGVWNQALMELGATVCLPKRPRCGACPLGAFCRGKEAPGRYPAPRKRRAKEERLVALVLLGRKGVHLERLEGRFQGLYGVPLFPPEELPGREAAFGVRSRPLGEVRHALTHRRLRVEVRGALWEGEGEDPWKRPLPKLMEKVLRKALPLLAHAGVVPLPDA; translated from the coding sequence GTGGAGGCCTGGCGGAAAGCCCTCCTCGCCTGGTACCGGGAAAACGCCCGCCCCCTCCCCTGGCGGGGGGAGAAGGACCCTTACCGCGTCCTGGTCTCCGAGGTCCTTCTGCAGCAGACCCGGGTGGAGCAGGCCCTCCCCTATTACCGCCGCTTTCTGGAGCGCTTTCCCACCCTGAAGGCCCTGGCCGCGGCTTCCCTGGAAGAGGTCCTTAGGGTCTGGCAGGGGGCGGGCTACTACCGGCGGGCGGAACACCTCCACCGCCTGGCCCGAAGCGTGGAGGAGCTTCCCCCGAGCTTCGCCGAGCTTCGGGGGCTTCCTGGTCTCGGGCCTTACACCGCGGCGGCGGTGGCCTCCATCGCCTTCGGGGAGCGGGTGGCGGCGGTGGACGGGAACGTCCGGAGGGTCCTCTCCCGCCTCTTCGCCCGGGAAAGCCCCAAGGAGAAGGAGCTTTTCGCCCTCGCCCAGGGCCTCCTCCCCGAGGGCGTGGACCCGGGGGTGTGGAACCAGGCCCTCATGGAGCTCGGGGCCACGGTCTGCCTGCCGAAACGGCCCCGTTGCGGGGCCTGCCCCCTAGGGGCCTTCTGCCGGGGGAAGGAGGCCCCCGGGCGCTACCCCGCGCCCAGGAAGCGCCGGGCGAAGGAGGAGCGCCTCGTCGCCCTCGTCCTCCTCGGGCGGAAGGGGGTGCACCTGGAAAGGCTTGAGGGGCGCTTCCAGGGCCTCTACGGCGTCCCCCTCTTTCCCCCTGAGGAGCTTCCCGGGCGGGAGGCGGCCTTCGGGGTGAGGTCTAGGCCCCTAGGCGAGGTGCGCCACGCCCTCACCCACCGGAGGCTTCGCGTGGAGGTGCGGGGGGCCCTTTGGGAAGGGGAGGGGGAGGACCCCTGGAAGAGGCCCCTACCCAAGCTCATGGAGAAGGTGCTCCGCAAGGCGCTTCCCCTCCTCGCTCATGCGGGCGTAGTCCCCCTCCCGGACGCATAG
- a CDS encoding HEPN domain-containing protein — translation MRGEAERWLRRALEDLDAAFSLEASRHPDVLAFLAQQAVEKALKAVWVQLGLLPPRTHDLAYLWEEVEDKVKASLNPDHLDFLTRFGVQARYPDLEVLPEEAREALSLAQVLVAELRRWLHDR, via the coding sequence ATGCGCGGGGAAGCGGAAAGGTGGCTTAGGCGGGCCCTCGAGGACCTTGACGCGGCCTTCTCCCTGGAGGCCTCCCGCCACCCCGATGTCCTGGCCTTTCTGGCGCAACAGGCGGTGGAAAAGGCGCTGAAGGCCGTCTGGGTGCAGCTTGGCCTCCTTCCGCCCCGCACCCACGACCTGGCCTACCTTTGGGAAGAGGTGGAGGATAAGGTGAAGGCGTCCTTGAACCCCGACCATCTGGACTTTCTGACCCGCTTTGGCGTGCAGGCCCGCTACCCTGACCTGGAAGTTCTGCCGGAAGAGGCCCGGGAAGCCCTTTCCCTGGCCCAAGTCCTGGTGGCGGAGCTTAGGAGGTGGCTCCATGACCGGTAA
- a CDS encoding [LysW]-aminoadipate kinase gives MIVVKVGGAEGINYEAVAKDAASLWKEGVKLLLVHGGSAETNKVAEALGHPPRFLTHPGGQVSRLTDRKTLEIFEMVYCGLVNKRLVELLQKEGANAIGLSGLDGRLFVGRRKTAVKYVENGKVKVHRGDYTGTVEEVNKALLDLLLQAGYLPVLTPPALSYENEAINTDGDQIAALLATLYGAEALVYLSNVPGLLARYPDEASLVREIPVERIEDPEYLALAQGRMKRKVMGAVEAVKGGVKRVVFADGRVENPIRRALSGEGTVVR, from the coding sequence GTGATCGTGGTCAAGGTGGGAGGCGCCGAGGGGATCAACTACGAGGCCGTGGCCAAGGACGCCGCCTCCTTGTGGAAGGAGGGGGTAAAGCTCCTTCTCGTCCACGGGGGGAGCGCCGAGACCAACAAGGTGGCGGAGGCCCTGGGCCACCCGCCCCGCTTCCTCACCCACCCCGGGGGGCAGGTGAGCCGCCTCACCGACCGGAAGACCCTGGAGATCTTTGAGATGGTCTACTGCGGCCTGGTCAACAAGCGTCTGGTGGAGCTTTTGCAGAAGGAGGGGGCGAACGCCATCGGCCTTTCCGGCTTGGACGGAAGGCTTTTTGTGGGCCGCAGGAAGACGGCGGTCAAGTACGTGGAAAACGGCAAGGTGAAGGTCCACCGCGGGGACTACACCGGGACGGTGGAGGAGGTGAACAAGGCCCTTTTGGACCTCCTCCTTCAGGCGGGCTACCTCCCCGTCCTCACCCCCCCCGCCCTAAGCTACGAGAACGAGGCCATCAACACCGATGGGGACCAGATCGCCGCCCTCCTCGCCACCCTCTACGGGGCCGAGGCCCTGGTCTACCTCTCCAACGTCCCCGGCCTCCTCGCCCGCTACCCCGACGAGGCCTCCTTGGTGCGGGAGATCCCCGTGGAGAGGATAGAGGACCCGGAGTACCTGGCCTTAGCCCAGGGCAGGATGAAGCGGAAGGTCATGGGGGCGGTGGAGGCGGTGAAGGGCGGGGTCAAGCGGGTGGTCTTCGCCGATGGTCGGGTGGAAAACCCCATAAGGCGGGCCCTTTCCGGGGAAGGCACCGTGGTACGCTAG
- a CDS encoding nucleotidyltransferase domain-containing protein gives MEPSLMTLREAVERLVAALAPEEVWLFGSWARGEAGPDSDVDLLVVVPYEGDPKELALRGYRALRGRGFPLDLLVYPRALVEQRLGEGSLLLREIFREGRCLYARGSGKVA, from the coding sequence GTGGAGCCTAGCCTCATGACCTTGCGGGAAGCGGTGGAGCGTTTGGTGGCGGCCTTGGCGCCCGAGGAGGTCTGGCTCTTCGGCTCTTGGGCCCGGGGGGAGGCCGGGCCGGACTCGGACGTGGACCTCCTGGTGGTGGTGCCCTACGAAGGGGACCCTAAGGAGCTCGCCCTTCGCGGGTACAGGGCCCTGAGGGGGCGGGGCTTTCCCCTGGACCTCTTGGTCTACCCCCGTGCCCTCGTGGAGCAGAGGCTCGGGGAGGGGAGCCTTCTTCTCCGGGAGATTTTCCGGGAAGGGCGGTGCCTCTATGCGCGGGGAAGCGGAAAGGTGGCTTAG
- a CDS encoding LeuD/DmdB family oxidoreductase small subunit → MPRVWKFGDQINTDDILPGKYAPFMVGEDRFHLYAFAHLRPEFAKEVRPGDILVFGRNAGLGSSREYAPEALKRLGIRAIIAKSYARIFFRNLVNLGIVPFESEEVVDALKDGDEVELDLESGVLTRGEERFLLRPPPPFLLEALKEGSLLDYYKKHGRFPGE, encoded by the coding sequence ATGCCTAGGGTCTGGAAGTTCGGCGACCAGATCAACACCGACGACATCCTTCCCGGAAAGTACGCCCCCTTCATGGTGGGGGAGGACCGGTTTCACCTCTACGCCTTCGCCCACTTGAGGCCCGAGTTCGCCAAGGAGGTGCGCCCCGGGGACATCCTCGTCTTCGGGCGGAACGCGGGGCTCGGCTCTAGCCGCGAGTACGCCCCCGAGGCCCTGAAGCGCCTCGGCATCCGGGCCATCATCGCCAAAAGCTACGCCCGCATCTTCTTCCGCAACCTGGTGAACCTGGGGATCGTCCCCTTTGAGTCGGAGGAGGTGGTGGATGCGCTAAAAGACGGCGACGAGGTGGAGTTGGACCTGGAAAGCGGGGTGCTCACCCGGGGGGAGGAGCGCTTCCTCCTCCGTCCCCCGCCCCCCTTCCTCCTGGAGGCGCTCAAGGAGGGCTCCCTCCTGGACTACTACAAGAAGCACGGGCGCTTCCCGGGGGAGTAG
- the argC gene encoding N-acetyl-gamma-glutamyl-phosphate reductase, whose protein sequence is MTGKKTLSIVGASGYAGGEFLRLALSHPYLEVKQVTSRRFAGEPVHFVHPNLRGRTNLKFVPPEKLEPADILVLALPHGVFAREFDRYSALAPVLVDLSADFRLKDPELYRRYYGEHPRPDLLGRFVYAVPELYREALKGADWIAGAGCNATATLLGLYPLLKAGVLKPTPIFVTLLISTSAGGAEASPASHHPERAGSIRVYKPTGHRHTAEVVENLPGRPEVHLTAIATDRVRGILMTAQCFVQDGWSERDVWQAYREAYAGEPFIRLVKQKKGVHRYPDPRFVQGTNYADIGFELEEDTGRLVVMTAIDNLVKGTAGHALQALNVRMGWPETLGLDFPGLHP, encoded by the coding sequence ATGACCGGTAAGAAAACCCTTTCCATCGTGGGGGCCTCGGGGTACGCCGGGGGAGAGTTCCTGAGGCTCGCCCTTTCCCACCCCTATCTGGAAGTGAAGCAGGTGACCTCGAGGCGCTTCGCGGGCGAGCCCGTCCACTTCGTCCACCCCAACCTCCGAGGACGCACGAACCTCAAGTTCGTCCCCCCGGAGAAGCTGGAGCCCGCGGACATCCTGGTCCTGGCCCTGCCCCACGGGGTCTTCGCCCGGGAGTTTGACCGCTACAGCGCCCTGGCCCCCGTCCTCGTGGACCTCTCCGCGGACTTCCGCCTGAAGGACCCGGAGCTTTACCGCAGGTACTACGGGGAGCACCCGAGGCCAGACCTCCTTGGCCGCTTCGTCTACGCCGTGCCCGAGCTCTACCGGGAGGCCCTGAAGGGGGCGGACTGGATCGCCGGGGCCGGGTGCAACGCCACGGCCACCCTTCTCGGCCTCTACCCCCTCCTCAAGGCCGGGGTCCTGAAGCCCACCCCCATCTTCGTCACCCTCCTCATCTCCACCTCGGCAGGGGGGGCCGAGGCGAGCCCGGCGAGCCACCACCCCGAAAGGGCCGGGTCCATCCGGGTCTACAAGCCCACGGGCCACCGCCACACCGCCGAGGTGGTGGAAAACCTCCCCGGCCGCCCCGAGGTCCACCTCACCGCCATCGCCACCGACCGGGTGCGGGGGATCCTCATGACCGCCCAGTGCTTCGTCCAGGACGGCTGGAGCGAAAGGGACGTCTGGCAGGCCTACCGGGAGGCCTACGCCGGGGAGCCCTTCATCCGCCTCGTCAAGCAGAAGAAGGGGGTCCACCGCTACCCCGACCCCCGTTTCGTCCAGGGCACCAACTACGCCGACATCGGCTTTGAGCTGGAGGAGGACACGGGGAGGCTCGTGGTCATGACGGCCATTGACAACCTGGTGAAGGGCACCGCGGGCCACGCCCTCCAGGCCCTAAACGTCCGCATGGGCTGGCCCGAGACCCTGGGCCTGGACTTCCCGGGGCTTCACCCCTAA
- a CDS encoding 1,4-alpha-glucan branching protein, which translates to MARFALVLHAHLPYVRAHGMWPFGEETLYEAMAETYLPLIRVLERLRAEGVEAPFTLGITPILAEQLADARIKEGFWAYAKDRLERAQGDYQRYRGTALEASARHQVAFWELTLDHFQRLSGDLVAAFRKAEEGGQVELITSNATHGYSPLLGYDEALWAQIKTGVSTYRRHFAKDPTGFWLPEMAYRPKGPWKPPVEGPPEGVRPGVDELLMRAGIRYTFVDAHLVQGGEPLSPYGEAALGPVESQEATYHVHELESGLRVLARNPETTLQVWSADYGYPGEGLYREFHRKDPLSGLHHWRVTHRKADLAEKAPYDPEAAFAKTEEHARHFVGLLERLAGRHPEGVILSPYDAELFGHWWYEGVAWLEAVLRLLAQNPKVRPVTAREAVQGPAVRTALPEGSWGRGGDHRVWLNEKTLDYWEKVYRAEGAMREAARRGVLPEGVLRQAMRELLLLEASDWPFLMETGQAEAYARERYEEHARAFFHLLKGASPEELRALEERDNPFPEADPRLYLFREA; encoded by the coding sequence ATGGCGCGCTTCGCCCTGGTCCTCCACGCCCACCTCCCCTACGTGCGGGCCCACGGGATGTGGCCCTTCGGGGAGGAGACCCTCTACGAGGCCATGGCCGAGACCTACCTCCCCCTCATCCGGGTCTTGGAGCGGCTTCGCGCCGAGGGGGTGGAAGCCCCCTTCACCCTGGGGATCACCCCGATCCTGGCGGAGCAGCTCGCCGATGCCCGGATCAAGGAGGGGTTCTGGGCCTACGCCAAGGACCGCCTGGAGAGGGCCCAGGGCGACTACCAACGCTACCGGGGCACGGCCCTCGAGGCCAGCGCCCGGCACCAGGTGGCCTTCTGGGAGCTCACCCTGGACCACTTCCAGAGGCTTTCCGGGGATCTCGTCGCCGCCTTCCGCAAGGCCGAGGAGGGGGGGCAGGTGGAGCTCATCACCTCCAACGCCACCCACGGCTACTCCCCTCTCCTCGGCTACGACGAGGCCCTCTGGGCCCAGATCAAGACCGGGGTCAGCACCTACCGCCGCCACTTCGCCAAGGACCCCACGGGCTTCTGGCTCCCGGAGATGGCCTACCGGCCCAAAGGGCCCTGGAAGCCCCCCGTGGAAGGCCCCCCGGAGGGGGTGAGGCCCGGGGTGGACGAGCTTTTGATGCGGGCCGGGATCCGCTACACCTTTGTGGACGCCCACCTGGTCCAGGGGGGCGAGCCCCTCTCCCCTTACGGGGAGGCCGCCTTGGGCCCCGTGGAGAGCCAGGAGGCCACCTACCACGTCCACGAGCTGGAGTCGGGCCTTAGGGTCCTCGCCCGCAACCCGGAGACCACCCTCCAGGTGTGGAGCGCCGACTATGGCTACCCGGGGGAGGGGCTTTACCGGGAGTTCCACCGCAAGGACCCCCTCTCCGGCCTCCACCACTGGCGGGTGACCCACCGCAAGGCCGACCTCGCGGAGAAGGCCCCCTACGACCCGGAGGCGGCCTTCGCCAAGACGGAAGAGCACGCCCGCCACTTCGTGGGCCTCCTGGAGCGCCTCGCCGGGCGGCACCCCGAGGGGGTTATCCTCTCCCCTTACGACGCCGAGCTTTTCGGCCACTGGTGGTACGAGGGGGTGGCCTGGCTCGAGGCCGTCCTGAGGCTTCTCGCCCAGAACCCCAAGGTCCGGCCCGTGACCGCCCGGGAGGCGGTGCAGGGCCCCGCGGTGCGGACCGCCCTCCCCGAGGGCTCCTGGGGCCGGGGCGGGGACCACCGGGTCTGGCTCAACGAGAAGACCCTGGACTACTGGGAAAAGGTCTATCGGGCGGAGGGGGCCATGCGGGAGGCGGCGCGCCGGGGTGTCCTCCCCGAGGGGGTGTTGCGCCAGGCCATGCGCGAGCTTTTGCTCCTCGAGGCCTCCGACTGGCCCTTCCTCATGGAAACGGGGCAGGCGGAGGCCTACGCGCGGGAGCGGTACGAGGAGCACGCCCGGGCCTTCTTCCACCTCCTCAAGGGGGCCTCCCCCGAGGAGCTTAGGGCCTTGGAGGAGCGGGACAATCCCTTCCCGGAGGCCGACCCCCGCCTCTACCTTTTCCGGGAGGCGTGA